In one window of Rhinopithecus roxellana isolate Shanxi Qingling chromosome 15, ASM756505v1, whole genome shotgun sequence DNA:
- the RCOR2 gene encoding REST corepressor 2 isoform X2 — protein MPSVMEKPSAGSGILSRSRAKTVPNGGQPHSEDDSSEEEHSHDSMIRVGTNYQAVIPECKPESPARYSNKELKGMLVWSPNHCVSDAKLDKYIAMAKEKHGYNIEQALGMLLWHKHDVEKSLADLANFTPFPDEWTVEDKVLFEQAFGFHGKCFQRIQQMLPDKLIPSLVKYYYSWKKTRSRTSVMDRQARRLGGRKDKEDSDELEEGRGGVSEGEPDPGDPKREPLPSRPLNARPGPGKKEVQVSQYRHHPLRTRRRPPKGMYLSPEGLTAVSGSPDLANLTLRGLDSQLISLKRQVQSMKQTNSSLRQALEGGIDPLRPPEANTKFNSRWTTDEQLLAVQGPDYSGLHVCAPISAPCATTPSTSHLAVPAAPTAEATFAHGSHSAPTATPTAAGPLPPAPAGPQPAPTTSHPPRSGCLPPQCPSWPSAPTHPDWSPSGAPGTLTLSPVALHQPQAPGSLCWPSPGISGITEDRRD, from the exons ATGCCCTCGGTGATGGAGAAGCCGAGCGCGGGCTCCGGGATCCTGTCCCGCAGCCGGGCCAAGACGGTGCCCAACGGCGGACAGCCCCACTCGGAGGATGACAGCAGCGAGGAGGAGCACTCGCACG ACAGCATGATCCGCGTTGGAACCAATTACCAGGCCGTAATTCCAGAGTGCAAGCCTG AGAGCCCTGCACGCTACAGCAACAAGGAGCTGAAGGGGATGCTGGTGTGGTCACCCAACCACTGTGTGTCAGATGCCAAGC TTGACAAGTACATTGCAATGGCCAAGGAGAAGCATGGCTACAACATTGAGCAG GCGCTGGGCATGCTCCTGTGGCATAAGCACGATGTGGAGAAGTCGCTGGCTGACCTGGCCAACTTCACCCCATTCCCTGACGAGTGGACAGTAGAGGACAAGGTGCTGTTTGAACAGGCCTTTGGCTTCCACGGCAAGTGCTTCCAGCGTATCCAGCAGATG CTGCCCGACAAGTTGATTCCCAGCCTGGTGAAATATTACTACTCTTGGAAGAAGACCCGCAGCCGAACTAGCGTGATGGACAGACAGGCCCGACGGCTGGGGGGCCGCAAGGACAAAGAAGACAG TGATGAGCTCGAAGAGGGTCGAGGAGGCGTGAGTGAGGGAGAGCCTGACCCTGGAGACCCTAAGAGAGAG CCTCTGCCCTCTCGGCCCCTGAATGCACGCCCAGGCCCTGGAAAAAAGGAGGTCCAGGTATCTCAGTACCGCCACCATCCCTTGCGAACCCGGCGTCGCCCACCCAAGGGCATGTACCTGAGCCCTGAGGGCCTCACGGCAGTGTCAGGAAGCCCGGACCTTGCCAACCTCACGCTCCGAGGTCTTGACTCTCAGCTCATCTCCCTCAAGCGCCAG GTACAGAGCATGAAGCAGACAAACAGCAGCCTGCGCCAAGCCCTGGAGGGCGGCATTGATCCACTCCGCCCCCCGGAG GCCAACACAAAGTTCAACTCGCGCTGGACCACAGATGAGCAGCTTTTGGCTGTCCAAG GTCCAGATTACAGCGGTCTCCACGTCTGTGCCCCGATCAGTGCCCCCTGCGCCAccaccccctccacctcccacctcgCTGTCCCAGCCGCCCCCACTGCTGAGGCCACCTTTGCCCACGGCTCCCACTCTGCTCCGACAGCCACCCCCACTGCAGCAGGGCCGCTTCCTCCAGCCCCGGCTGGCCCCCAACCAGCCCCCACCACCTCTCATCCGCCCCGCTCTGGCTGCCTCCCGCCACAGTGCCCGTCCTGGCCCTCAGCCCCCACCCACCCTGATTGGAGCCCCTCTGGAGCCCCCGGCACCCTCACTCTGAGCCCTGTGGCCCTCCACCAACCACAGGCTCCAGGATCCCTTTGCTGGCCATCCCCAGGCATCTCTGGTATCACCGAGGACAGAAGGGACTAG
- the RCOR2 gene encoding REST corepressor 2 isoform X1 — MPSVMEKPSAGSGILSRSRAKTVPNGGQPHSEDDSSEEEHSHDSMIRVGTNYQAVIPECKPESPARYSNKELKGMLVWSPNHCVSDAKLDKYIAMAKEKHGYNIEQALGMLLWHKHDVEKSLADLANFTPFPDEWTVEDKVLFEQAFGFHGKCFQRIQQMLPDKLIPSLVKYYYSWKKTRSRTSVMDRQARRLGGRKDKEDSDELEEGRGGVSEGEPDPGDPKREPLPSRPLNARPGPGKKEVQVSQYRHHPLRTRRRPPKGMYLSPEGLTAVSGSPDLANLTLRGLDSQLISLKRQVQSMKQTNSSLRQALEGGIDPLRPPEANTKFNSRWTTDEQLLAVQAIRRYGKDFGAIAEVIGNKTLTQVKTFFVSYRRRFNLEEVLQEWEAEQDGAPGAPVPMEEARRGAPLPAPALEEDDEVQITAVSTSVPRSVPPAPPPPPPPTSLSQPPPLLRPPLPTAPTLLRQPPPLQQGRFLQPRLAPNQPPPPLIRPALAASRHSARPGPQPPPTLIGAPLEPPAPSL, encoded by the exons ATGCCCTCGGTGATGGAGAAGCCGAGCGCGGGCTCCGGGATCCTGTCCCGCAGCCGGGCCAAGACGGTGCCCAACGGCGGACAGCCCCACTCGGAGGATGACAGCAGCGAGGAGGAGCACTCGCACG ACAGCATGATCCGCGTTGGAACCAATTACCAGGCCGTAATTCCAGAGTGCAAGCCTG AGAGCCCTGCACGCTACAGCAACAAGGAGCTGAAGGGGATGCTGGTGTGGTCACCCAACCACTGTGTGTCAGATGCCAAGC TTGACAAGTACATTGCAATGGCCAAGGAGAAGCATGGCTACAACATTGAGCAG GCGCTGGGCATGCTCCTGTGGCATAAGCACGATGTGGAGAAGTCGCTGGCTGACCTGGCCAACTTCACCCCATTCCCTGACGAGTGGACAGTAGAGGACAAGGTGCTGTTTGAACAGGCCTTTGGCTTCCACGGCAAGTGCTTCCAGCGTATCCAGCAGATG CTGCCCGACAAGTTGATTCCCAGCCTGGTGAAATATTACTACTCTTGGAAGAAGACCCGCAGCCGAACTAGCGTGATGGACAGACAGGCCCGACGGCTGGGGGGCCGCAAGGACAAAGAAGACAG TGATGAGCTCGAAGAGGGTCGAGGAGGCGTGAGTGAGGGAGAGCCTGACCCTGGAGACCCTAAGAGAGAG CCTCTGCCCTCTCGGCCCCTGAATGCACGCCCAGGCCCTGGAAAAAAGGAGGTCCAGGTATCTCAGTACCGCCACCATCCCTTGCGAACCCGGCGTCGCCCACCCAAGGGCATGTACCTGAGCCCTGAGGGCCTCACGGCAGTGTCAGGAAGCCCGGACCTTGCCAACCTCACGCTCCGAGGTCTTGACTCTCAGCTCATCTCCCTCAAGCGCCAG GTACAGAGCATGAAGCAGACAAACAGCAGCCTGCGCCAAGCCCTGGAGGGCGGCATTGATCCACTCCGCCCCCCGGAG GCCAACACAAAGTTCAACTCGCGCTGGACCACAGATGAGCAGCTTTTGGCTGTCCAAG CCATCCGTAGGTATGGCAAAGACTTTGGGGCTATTGCAGAGGTGATTGGGAACAAGACTCTGACCCAGGTGAAGACTTTCTTTGTGAGCTACCGGCGCCGCTTCAATCTGGAGGAGGTGCTGCAGGaatgggaggctgagcaggatgGGGCCCCTGGAGCCCCGGTCCCCATGGAGGAGGCTAGGAGAGGGGCTCCATTGCCAGCCCCAGCCCTAGAGGAAGATGATGAG GTCCAGATTACAGCGGTCTCCACGTCTGTGCCCCGATCAGTGCCCCCTGCGCCAccaccccctccacctcccacctcgCTGTCCCAGCCGCCCCCACTGCTGAGGCCACCTTTGCCCACGGCTCCCACTCTGCTCCGACAGCCACCCCCACTGCAGCAGGGCCGCTTCCTCCAGCCCCGGCTGGCCCCCAACCAGCCCCCACCACCTCTCATCCGCCCCGCTCTGGCTGCCTCCCGCCACAGTGCCCGTCCTGGCCCTCAGCCCCCACCCACCCTGATTGGAGCCCCTCTGGAGCCCCCGGCACCCTCACTCTGA